From the Maridesulfovibrio zosterae DSM 11974 genome, the window CCAAGATGTGGATAATCAGAATACTTTTTACGCAGACGCTTAAACATCTCAACAGTCGGCTCTTTATATTTGAGAGCTTCCATATCGATGCACATGAAGCCGCCCATGTTCATTACTTTCTGGTAAACAGGCTCAATGGAATCCATCATGCCCTGAACAGTACCTTCAAGATCGACAGGCTTGGCCTGAGAATAAAAAGCTGAAGGCTTGACAGCTACGTTGATCTTAGGGGCATGTCCCCAGTCGAGATCCGTTGAGGAATCAAGCCCGTCCCATTTTTTATATTCTTTTTCAATTGCATCAAGAACTTCAAGGTAACCTTCACGATATGCAATGGCTTCTTCATGAGAAACAGTTGCTTCACCGAGAAGATCCAGAACAAAGGCGAATCCATCTTTACGAAGTTTACGGATTCCCTTCACTGCCTCTTTAGCCTTCTGCCCGATAATGAACTGACGGGCCATACCTTCAATATTTGAGCGAATGGTTTTATTGAGAACCTTGGCAACAAGTCCGCCTCCAAATCCGGTTTTGGAAGCACCCCATTTCAGAACATCTGGAATGTTACTGTCGTCTCCGGCAAAATATTCTTCTATATGGCGTGATAGAGACTCAGAGGTATTCAGATATGGCAGAACATCAACAAAGCGAAACATCTGGACTTTAAAGTCCTCGTTCTGCATTGCCCAGTCCATCACCTTTCCAGTCCACCAGCCCTTGTTAAAAACTGATGGAGCTTCACCTGAAATAGATTCAAAAAACTGTTTTCCCCGTTCAATCACCTGACTGTCGAGAGTGGAGATTTCAACGTTCATAATACATTCTCCTATGATTTTTAATAGTTCGTCAAAATTACATTTTGCAGACTGATCAAAAACCACTCTCCCGATCGTTGTAAAGAAACGGTCACATTCCCGTTCCCGGATCTGTTTATGGGAATATTACAGTCTGCTATGATTCATATTCAGCTTCCTCTTCCAAAGGGATAGCTCTGGACTCCTTAATAGTATTTAAAACAATTGTTGAATTGGTATCCCGAACGGTATCGATCCGTCCGATCCGACCAAGCATGATAGCAAGTCCGTCAGTATCTTCGCAGCGAACTTTTATAAGATAGCTGTCCCGACCGGCGCAGTAATGAACTTCCAGAACGCCCGGAACTTGAGAAAGATCGGCCCCTGTTGAAGTAGCCCCGACACCTTCATTTACATTAACGAAGATAAAAGCTGTCAGAGATCTTCCCACAGATTTGGGATCTACGATGGCCTCGTAGCCGACAAGAATCCCCTTTCGCTCAAGCTTACGCACTCGCTCCAGAACTGCTGAAGGAGCCATGCCGACTTTTCTTGCGATATCAGCATTAGAAACTCTACCACTATTCTGAAGTATTGTCAGAATTCTACGATCTGTTTCGTCAATTTTTCTCTTATTCATCTCTTTCCAAGAATAAAATTCAATTTTTAAAGGTTTGTCAAGAAGAATCACAAAAACACGGCCACAAAAACAAATAAAGTTATCAAAACAGTCTCTATAAGAGAATTTACTTCTCTTAGATGTTTATCTTAAAATATAATCAACACAATGAACACAACTATCTCAATATTTTTATCCATTTTATTGATTATACAATCAGCCAAAATTGTAATAAAACTGAAAAACAACATACATTTTTGTTAAAAAAAATTTAAAACCATACAAAATACAGTGCTACACCATACAGTATATTGTTAATAATAACTAAATAAGTAACTTTGAATATTAAGTACTGTAATTAGAAAAGTAAAACCATGATCAGCTTAACTAAACCAACTTGTACTTGACGAATTGACCTTTTATACTATGTAATTACATCGTTCTGTGCAAGTTCGAGTATCATTCTACGGATTAAGCAGTTTTGGAGCTGTTTTTCTATGATTCAGCCTAACATTGTGTATAATTTTGAGCGGCACAACAATACCACACTATATAACGTCTACGATTCAGAATAAAACTCAGCCACATACTAAACTGGAGATAGAAATGTCTGGAAATAAAGCCCGTCAGCGTTTTGCTAATGAATACTTCTGCGCAGAAAGTGTCCTGATGACAATTTGTGAAACAATTGGATATGAAAACCAAGCGATTCCAGCCATGGCAACAGCATTTTGCGGTGGGGTGTCTCGTACAAAAGGGACTTGCGGAGCTCTTCAAGGGGCTGTTCTGGCTATAAGTTTAATACATGGACGTAACAATACAGATCAAAATTACGACAAGTGCTATGAGCTGGTACAGATTCTCAGTAAAAATTTTCAGGAGAAATATTCTTCGACCAACTGCTTTGAAATTACCGACTGTGATCTTTCCATACAGCAAGGACGTGAAAAATTCAAAGAAGAAGGCGTTAAACACAATATTTGTCTGAATATAGTTGAAGAAATAACCGACTACACAATCATGCTTCTAATGGATAATCAGGTAAAATAATGTCGTCCAGAGCGCTAT encodes:
- a CDS encoding Lrp/AsnC family transcriptional regulator, whose protein sequence is MNKRKIDETDRRILTILQNSGRVSNADIARKVGMAPSAVLERVRKLERKGILVGYEAIVDPKSVGRSLTAFIFVNVNEGVGATSTGADLSQVPGVLEVHYCAGRDSYLIKVRCEDTDGLAIMLGRIGRIDTVRDTNSTIVLNTIKESRAIPLEEEAEYES
- a CDS encoding C-GCAxxG-C-C family protein; translated protein: MSGNKARQRFANEYFCAESVLMTICETIGYENQAIPAMATAFCGGVSRTKGTCGALQGAVLAISLIHGRNNTDQNYDKCYELVQILSKNFQEKYSSTNCFEITDCDLSIQQGREKFKEEGVKHNICLNIVEEITDYTIMLLMDNQVK